The Micromonospora sp. Llam0 genome contains a region encoding:
- a CDS encoding thioredoxin domain-containing protein, with product MNRLGEATSPYLQQHADNPVDWWPWCPEAFDEARRRDVPVLISVGYAACHWCHVMAHESFEDDAVGQLINDNFVAIKVDREERPDVDAVYLAATQAMTGHGGWPMTVFATADGTPFFCGTYFPQPNFVRLLQSVGAAWRDQRDAVLRQGAAVAEAVGGAQAVGGATTPLTADLLDAAAVTLGKEYDPTHGGFGGAPKFPPHLSLLFLLRHHQRTGAADSLEIVQHTCEAMARGGIYDQLAGGFARYAVDGTWTVPHFEKMLYDNALLLRVYTLLWRLTGDRMAGRIARETVRFLAEALAVPGGGFASALDADTGGVEGASYVWTPQQLIEVLGEADGRWAADLYGVTGDGSFEHGTSVLRLARDVDDTPPEQLDRVRAALRRARSARPQPARDDKVVTAWNGLAVTALVEFATTADALTGTDALTGAADGTDGDVELAAELAVATGAHLARTHLVGGRLRRVSRDGLVGAPDGVLEDYGCLAEAFCALHQLTGERRWLDLAGELLDVALARFAADNGGFYDTADDAEQLVARPADPTDNATASGLSATAAALTGYAALRGAPQYRAAAEAALATVAPVVARHARFTGYAAAVGEALLSGPYEIAVVTDDPTGDPLVRAARRHAPPGAVVVAGRPDQAGVPLLADRPMIDGASTAYVCRGSVCDRPVTSVADLVAQLG from the coding sequence GTGAACCGGCTCGGCGAGGCGACCAGCCCGTACCTGCAGCAGCATGCCGACAACCCGGTCGACTGGTGGCCATGGTGCCCGGAGGCGTTCGACGAGGCCCGCCGCCGAGACGTGCCGGTGCTGATCTCGGTCGGCTACGCGGCCTGCCACTGGTGCCATGTGATGGCGCACGAGTCGTTCGAGGACGACGCGGTCGGGCAGCTGATCAACGACAACTTCGTCGCGATCAAAGTGGACCGGGAGGAACGCCCCGACGTGGACGCGGTCTACCTGGCCGCCACCCAGGCGATGACCGGTCATGGCGGCTGGCCGATGACGGTGTTCGCCACCGCCGACGGCACCCCGTTCTTCTGCGGGACCTACTTCCCGCAGCCGAACTTCGTCCGACTGCTCCAGTCGGTCGGTGCCGCCTGGCGCGACCAGCGCGACGCCGTACTGCGTCAGGGGGCCGCGGTCGCCGAGGCGGTCGGCGGGGCGCAGGCGGTCGGCGGGGCGACCACGCCGTTGACCGCCGACCTGCTCGACGCCGCCGCGGTGACGCTGGGCAAGGAGTACGACCCGACGCACGGCGGGTTCGGTGGGGCGCCGAAGTTTCCCCCGCATCTCAGCCTGCTCTTCCTGCTGCGGCATCATCAGCGCACCGGTGCCGCCGACAGCCTGGAAATCGTTCAGCACACCTGCGAGGCGATGGCCCGGGGCGGCATCTACGACCAGCTCGCCGGCGGCTTCGCCCGGTACGCGGTGGACGGCACCTGGACGGTGCCGCACTTCGAGAAGATGCTCTACGACAACGCGCTGCTGCTGCGGGTCTACACGCTGCTGTGGCGGCTCACCGGTGACCGGATGGCCGGCCGGATCGCCCGGGAGACCGTCCGTTTCCTCGCCGAGGCGCTCGCCGTACCCGGTGGTGGATTCGCCTCCGCGTTGGACGCCGACACCGGCGGGGTCGAAGGCGCCAGCTACGTGTGGACGCCGCAGCAGCTGATCGAGGTTCTCGGCGAGGCCGACGGCCGGTGGGCGGCCGACCTGTACGGGGTGACCGGCGACGGCAGCTTCGAACACGGCACCAGCGTGCTGCGGCTGGCCCGCGACGTCGACGACACGCCGCCGGAGCAGCTGGACCGGGTCCGGGCGGCGCTGCGCCGGGCCCGGTCGGCCCGGCCGCAGCCGGCCCGCGACGACAAGGTGGTGACCGCCTGGAACGGACTGGCCGTCACCGCACTGGTCGAGTTCGCCACCACCGCCGACGCCCTGACCGGCACCGACGCCCTGACCGGCGCCGCAGACGGCACCGACGGCGACGTCGAGCTGGCCGCCGAGTTGGCGGTTGCGACCGGAGCGCACCTGGCCCGTACCCACCTGGTCGGCGGGCGGCTGCGCCGGGTCTCCCGGGACGGTCTGGTCGGCGCGCCCGACGGGGTGCTGGAGGACTACGGCTGCCTCGCCGAGGCGTTCTGCGCGCTGCACCAGCTCACCGGGGAACGCCGATGGCTGGACCTCGCCGGTGAGCTGCTGGACGTCGCGCTGGCCCGGTTCGCTGCCGACAACGGCGGCTTCTACGACACCGCCGACGACGCCGAACAGCTGGTCGCCCGGCCGGCGGACCCGACCGACAACGCCACCGCGTCCGGGCTGTCGGCCACCGCCGCCGCGCTCACCGGCTACGCGGCGCTGCGCGGCGCCCCGCAGTACCGGGCCGCCGCCGAGGCCGCGCTGGCCACCGTCGCGCCGGTGGTCGCCCGGCACGCCCGGTTCACCGGCTACGCCGCCGCCGTCGGCGAGGCGTTGCTGTCCGGTCCGTACGAGATCGCCGTGGTCACCGATGATCCGACCGGAGACCCGCTGGTACGGGCGGCGCGGCGGCACGCGCCGCCCGGTGCGGTGGTGGTGGCCGGCCGTCCCGACCAGGCCGGCGTGCCGCTGCTGGCGGACCGGCCGATGATCGACGGGGCGTCGACCGCGTACGTCTGCCGGGGCTCCGTCTGCGATCGGCCGGTCACCTCCGTCGCGGACCTGGTCGCGCAGCTGGGTTAG
- a CDS encoding EAL domain-containing protein — MDGGGQWRLPVFTVAVGVAAVATIAIGLLTGSAPQASALPAPAGFAIVAALLGVAQLARLRFRIGTGTVSFTWGEAALIVGLYVLPVGWLPAAAAVGVGIAWTLLSVFSESRTVPEILRVTASLTVAVAAAGVAARAVADPYAEQLTPLLAAAMLLGGLVYLLITAALATVALSLRHGRPFGATLLHVLRNKLLMFVGNVLVGLVTVGMLGHDPRWLLLLPPALWLLQQTYGHRLRVEDERRAWQEFARATRALNQLDEPAVVGAGVAGGLALFGAERVEIDVRQAGGRLWRYVGDADGGLRRSEPPADPVDPVAAAEDVADDATDQMLVHPLTVGRTAVGELRIHLPASTMPRSRDRNALSAFGDALAAALHDAATDRALRHLTDRTLHRSMHDPVTELLNRAALLTKGDVALHRLEHDHPVALLLLDIKGFKEVNDTLGNAAGDELLQSAARRLSDRLRPGELLGRLGNDEFALLLTSLSPAAAGCVERTSPTGVAMRRAREITAMLAEPTEVAGVRMSVEGALGVVVAGAGTADMNELLRRANIAMSQAKAIGGSVAGYDSAKDAANTDQLALLAELRAALDVDDQLELALQPAVDLATGGPTGVEALIRWRHPRRGRLTPVHFVRAVEGSELLAPFTRYVVDRALSAAAEWAVHGIDVPISVNVSARSLLDPQLPAEIGELLRRHQVPAHRLVLEITETVVMSELEIIDEVLASLREMGVQLAVDDFGTGFSSLAFLTRVTVDELKVDRSFVVRMADSPRDAAIVRHTVRLGREMGLRVVAEGVETADQRATLAALGCAAAQGYHFFKPMPADKVLAVLRSLADSAQAQIYPLRADGAS; from the coding sequence CTGGACGGCGGAGGCCAGTGGCGGCTGCCCGTCTTCACCGTCGCCGTCGGTGTGGCCGCCGTCGCCACCATCGCCATCGGGCTGCTCACCGGGTCGGCCCCGCAGGCGTCGGCACTCCCGGCCCCGGCCGGGTTCGCGATCGTCGCGGCACTGCTCGGCGTCGCACAACTCGCCCGACTGCGGTTCCGCATCGGCACCGGCACGGTCAGCTTCACCTGGGGCGAGGCCGCCCTCATCGTCGGGCTCTACGTCCTCCCGGTCGGCTGGCTGCCGGCCGCCGCCGCCGTCGGCGTGGGTATCGCCTGGACCCTGCTGTCGGTCTTCTCCGAGTCCCGTACCGTGCCGGAGATTCTCCGGGTCACCGCGTCGTTGACCGTCGCCGTCGCGGCGGCCGGCGTCGCCGCCCGGGCGGTCGCCGACCCGTACGCCGAGCAGCTCACCCCGCTGCTCGCCGCCGCCATGCTGCTCGGCGGGCTGGTCTATCTGCTGATCACCGCCGCCCTGGCCACGGTCGCCCTGTCGCTGCGGCACGGCCGGCCGTTCGGTGCCACCCTGCTGCACGTGCTGCGCAACAAGCTGTTGATGTTCGTCGGCAACGTCCTGGTCGGGCTGGTCACGGTCGGGATGCTCGGCCACGATCCGCGTTGGCTGCTGCTGCTGCCCCCAGCGCTGTGGCTGCTGCAGCAGACCTACGGACACCGGCTGCGGGTCGAGGACGAGCGTCGGGCCTGGCAGGAGTTCGCCCGGGCGACCCGGGCGCTCAACCAGCTCGACGAGCCGGCCGTCGTCGGTGCCGGGGTCGCCGGCGGGCTCGCCCTGTTCGGCGCCGAGCGCGTCGAGATCGACGTGCGGCAGGCCGGCGGCAGGCTGTGGCGCTACGTCGGCGACGCCGATGGCGGGTTGCGCCGGTCGGAGCCGCCGGCCGACCCCGTCGACCCCGTCGCGGCGGCTGAGGACGTCGCCGACGACGCCACCGACCAGATGCTCGTCCACCCGCTCACGGTCGGCCGGACCGCCGTCGGCGAGCTGCGGATCCACCTGCCGGCCAGCACCATGCCGAGGTCCCGGGACCGCAACGCGCTCTCCGCCTTCGGTGACGCGCTCGCCGCGGCCCTGCACGACGCGGCCACCGACCGGGCACTGCGCCACCTCACCGACCGGACCTTGCACCGGTCGATGCACGATCCGGTGACCGAGCTGCTCAACCGGGCGGCGCTGCTCACCAAGGGCGACGTCGCCCTGCACCGGCTGGAGCATGATCATCCGGTCGCTCTGCTGCTGCTCGACATCAAGGGCTTCAAAGAGGTCAACGACACCCTGGGCAACGCCGCCGGTGACGAGCTGCTGCAGTCCGCCGCCCGGCGGCTCAGCGACCGGCTCCGCCCCGGCGAGCTGCTCGGCCGGCTCGGCAACGACGAGTTCGCCCTGCTCCTGACGTCGCTGAGCCCGGCGGCGGCCGGTTGCGTCGAGCGGACCTCGCCGACCGGGGTGGCGATGCGCCGGGCCCGCGAGATCACCGCGATGCTGGCCGAGCCGACCGAGGTCGCCGGTGTGCGGATGTCGGTCGAAGGCGCACTCGGCGTGGTGGTCGCCGGTGCCGGCACCGCCGACATGAACGAACTGCTTCGTCGGGCGAACATCGCGATGAGTCAGGCGAAGGCGATCGGCGGCAGCGTCGCCGGCTACGACAGCGCGAAGGACGCCGCCAACACCGACCAGTTGGCGCTGCTGGCCGAACTGCGCGCCGCGCTGGACGTCGACGACCAGCTCGAACTGGCCCTGCAACCGGCGGTCGACCTCGCCACCGGCGGGCCGACCGGGGTGGAGGCGCTGATCCGGTGGCGGCATCCGCGCCGCGGCCGGCTCACCCCGGTCCACTTCGTCAGAGCGGTCGAGGGCAGCGAGCTGCTCGCCCCGTTCACCCGGTACGTCGTCGACCGGGCGTTGTCGGCCGCCGCCGAGTGGGCGGTACACGGCATCGACGTACCGATCTCGGTCAACGTCTCGGCCCGGAGTCTGCTCGACCCGCAGCTGCCGGCCGAGATCGGCGAGCTGCTGCGCCGCCACCAGGTCCCGGCCCACCGGTTGGTGCTGGAGATCACCGAGACGGTGGTGATGAGCGAGCTGGAGATCATCGACGAGGTGCTGGCCAGCCTCCGGGAGATGGGCGTCCAGCTCGCCGTCGACGACTTCGGCACCGGGTTCTCCTCGCTGGCCTTCCTGACCCGGGTCACCGTCGACGAGCTGAAGGTCGACCGGTCCTTCGTGGTCCGGATGGCCGACTCGCCACGCGACGCCGCCATCGTGCGGCACACCGTCCGGCTGGGCCGCGAGATGGGCCTGCGGGTGGTCGCCGAGGGTGTGGAGACCGCCGACCAACGGGCCACCCTGGCCGCCCTCGGCTGTGCCGCCGCGCAGGGCTACCACTTCTTCAAGCCGATGCCCGCCGACAAGGTGCTCGCGGTGCTCCGCTCCCTGGCGGACTCCGCGCAGGCCCAGATCTATCCGCTGCGCGCGGACGGTGCGTCGTGA
- a CDS encoding 5-(carboxyamino)imidazole ribonucleotide synthase — MDTRTGLPVVGMVGGGQLARMTHQAAIALGQSLRVLARTPEDGAALVAADVQYGEHTDLAALRTFAKGCDVVTFDHEHVPGEHIRALAADGVRLHPGADALRCAQDKAVMRQRLTELGVPVPRWRRIGSVDELAAFGAEVGWPVVVKTARGGYDGRGVWLLDTPDELAAVGLDQAGPSADPAVELIAEERVKLVRELAVQVARSPFGQLAVYPVVETVQRDGICVEVLAPAPALPQSRALAAQQLAIDLASALDVVGLLAVELFEVPGGLVVNELAMRPHNSGHWTIEGARTSQFEQHLRAVLDYPMGDTGLTAPAVVMANVLGGADSGMGIDERLHHLFATDPGAKVHLYGKQVRPGRKIGHLTVLGEDLTDVRNRAARAARWLQEGR; from the coding sequence ATGGATACCCGTACCGGACTGCCCGTCGTCGGCATGGTGGGTGGTGGGCAGCTCGCCCGGATGACCCACCAGGCCGCGATCGCGCTCGGCCAGTCGCTGCGCGTGCTGGCCCGCACGCCGGAGGACGGCGCCGCCCTGGTCGCCGCCGACGTGCAGTACGGCGAGCACACCGACCTCGCCGCGCTGCGTACCTTCGCCAAGGGCTGTGACGTGGTCACCTTCGACCATGAGCACGTGCCGGGCGAGCACATCCGGGCGCTGGCCGCCGACGGCGTGCGTCTTCACCCGGGGGCCGACGCGCTGCGCTGCGCGCAGGACAAGGCGGTGATGCGGCAGCGGCTGACCGAGCTGGGTGTACCGGTGCCCCGCTGGCGGCGGATCGGCTCGGTCGACGAGCTGGCCGCGTTCGGTGCCGAGGTCGGCTGGCCGGTGGTGGTCAAGACCGCGCGTGGCGGCTACGACGGCCGCGGGGTGTGGCTGCTGGACACGCCGGACGAGCTGGCTGCCGTCGGTCTCGACCAGGCCGGACCGTCGGCCGACCCGGCGGTGGAGCTGATCGCCGAGGAGCGGGTGAAGCTGGTCCGCGAACTGGCCGTGCAGGTGGCCCGCTCGCCCTTCGGTCAGCTGGCGGTCTACCCGGTGGTGGAGACCGTGCAGCGGGACGGCATCTGCGTCGAGGTCCTGGCACCCGCGCCGGCCCTGCCGCAGTCGCGCGCTCTGGCGGCCCAGCAGCTGGCCATCGACCTGGCCAGCGCGCTCGACGTGGTCGGGCTGCTGGCGGTGGAGTTGTTCGAGGTGCCCGGTGGCCTGGTGGTCAACGAGTTGGCGATGCGGCCGCACAACTCCGGGCACTGGACGATCGAAGGGGCGCGTACCTCCCAGTTCGAGCAGCATCTGCGGGCGGTACTGGACTATCCGATGGGTGACACCGGGCTGACCGCCCCGGCGGTGGTGATGGCGAACGTGCTGGGCGGCGCGGACAGCGGGATGGGCATCGACGAGCGGCTGCACCACCTGTTCGCGACCGACCCCGGCGCCAAGGTCCACCTGTACGGCAAACAGGTCCGGCCGGGCCGCAAGATCGGCCACCTGACGGTGCTCGGCGAGGATCTCACCGACGTACGGAACCGGGCCGCCCGGGCCGCCCGCTGGCTGCAGGAGGGTCGATGA
- a CDS encoding HAD-IA family hydrolase, protein MTGRPSGAVRDWLVFDYGQVISLPQPPAAVAAMAELAGLPQATFDEGYWRHRDAYDAGWPADRYWSHVVGRPLPADDPLVAELDRADIASWSQLNPRTVELVTDLAADGHGLALLSNAPASIATAIDAADWAGVFHHRLFSCRLALIKPDPAIFAALLHRLGAPAHRVTFVDDRPENVQAAAEAGLTALRYPDVPLPTRR, encoded by the coding sequence GTGACCGGCCGGCCCAGCGGCGCCGTCCGGGACTGGCTGGTCTTCGACTACGGCCAGGTCATCTCGCTGCCGCAGCCGCCGGCCGCGGTGGCCGCCATGGCCGAGCTGGCCGGGCTGCCGCAGGCCACCTTCGACGAGGGGTACTGGCGGCACCGGGACGCCTACGACGCCGGCTGGCCGGCCGACCGCTACTGGAGCCACGTGGTCGGTCGGCCGCTGCCCGCCGACGATCCGCTCGTGGCCGAACTGGACCGGGCCGACATCGCCAGCTGGTCGCAGCTGAATCCACGTACCGTCGAGCTCGTCACCGACCTGGCCGCCGACGGACACGGCCTGGCGCTGTTGTCCAACGCCCCCGCGTCCATCGCCACGGCGATCGACGCGGCCGACTGGGCGGGGGTGTTCCACCACCGGCTGTTCAGCTGCCGGCTGGCGCTGATCAAACCCGATCCGGCGATCTTCGCGGCGTTGCTGCACCGGCTCGGCGCGCCTGCCCACCGGGTCACCTTCGTCGACGATCGGCCGGAGAACGTGCAGGCCGCCGCCGAGGCGGGCCTCACCGCGCTGCGATACCCGGACGTTCCGCTGCCGACCCGGCGGTGA